The Bradyrhizobium sp. LLZ17 genomic sequence GATAGTTCGCGCCGAGCCCGCCATGCTTCTTGGGAATGGCAATGCCGAGCAGGCCGACACGATGCAGGTCGCGATAATTCTCGCTCGGGAAGACCGCCTCGCGATCGTAGGTCGCGGCGCGACCGGCGAACACGCTCTGGCCGATCTCGCGGGCGCGCGTGATGATGCCGGCCTGCTCGTCGTTCAACCGGAATGCAGCGGGATCGAAGATCGGTGCGTCCAGGGCGATCTGGTCACCGGTGCCGATGGTCTTGCTGACTTGCATGGTCATTGTGCGGTCACCCGTGTCTGGCCGTGACGGCGTCCAGAAACCCGCCGAGGGCCCTGTCGAAGGCATCCGGTTGTTCGAGGTTAGCGAGATGCCCGGCGCCGGCAAGCTCGACATATTCTGCGGATGGAATGTACGACGCGGTCTTCGCCATCATCGGAGCAGGCGCGTTGTTGTCTCGGGAGCCGGACAGCAGCAACGTCGTAACGGAAATATCCTTCAGCGTGCTGCGTTGATCGAATCCGATCAAAGCCAGCATCATGGCGCGATAGCTTGCCTCGGGCACGCTCGCCATGCATTCGCTCGCAAGCTCTAACCCTTTCGGATCGGGATCGTCGCCGACCAGTTCTTTCACGAGAGAAGGCGCCAGCGACTTCATCGTCTCCCCGTGATCGAGCGGACCGAGCCTTGCGGAGATGAATGATTTCTGCCAATCGCCGTCGGCCTTGCCAAAGGCCGGGCTGGTTTGTGCCAAGACAATCGCGCGCGCCAATTTCGGTGATTGCACCAGCCATTTCTGGACGATCATGCCGCCGATCGAATGGCCGACCAGAATGGGGCTCTCCGCACCGATCTGCGCGATGAATTGCTGGAGCGCGTCCGCGAGCGCTGGGATGCTGACGCTGGCAAGCGGTGCCGATCCGCCATAGCCCGGCATATCCCACGCGATCGCGTGGAAGCGATTGCCGAATGTGGCGAGCTGTCGCCGCCAGGCCCGCGCCGCGCCGCCAATGCCGTGCAGGAATATCAGAGGCGTCGCGTTCGGATCGCCTGCCGCTTCGTAGGCGAAGCGCCCGTCTTTTGTTATCATCGGTGCGGGTTGCGACACGCGACATCCTTTTGCCTGGCGCCCGGGATGCTAACAGGCCTGTGGGCGATGGGAAGCGATAATTTTATACTTAAAGCAATTTTCGGACCGGCCTCGATCTG encodes the following:
- a CDS encoding alpha/beta fold hydrolase gives rise to the protein MSQPAPMITKDGRFAYEAAGDPNATPLIFLHGIGGAARAWRRQLATFGNRFHAIAWDMPGYGGSAPLASVSIPALADALQQFIAQIGAESPILVGHSIGGMIVQKWLVQSPKLARAIVLAQTSPAFGKADGDWQKSFISARLGPLDHGETMKSLAPSLVKELVGDDPDPKGLELASECMASVPEASYRAMMLALIGFDQRSTLKDISVTTLLLSGSRDNNAPAPMMAKTASYIPSAEYVELAGAGHLANLEQPDAFDRALGGFLDAVTARHG